In the Maniola hyperantus chromosome 13, iAphHyp1.2, whole genome shotgun sequence genome, agatacactttcgcatttataatatatataaactagcttctgctcgcggcttcgcccgcgtggcttacaggaaacaaatggcattttttttggcaaaaacataggactttctttTAACCTTTTAACCctcattttacccctttagacccGTAAGATTTGCGTAAAAAATCTTAGCTTTCACCCACCTCTAGGACCTACCTTCCAAACTTGCCCTATTTTACCACATATAAgggggatttttcaaaacaacttatacagattttttattatttaaagctgacGACCTAAAATAATATGTGGATTTCAGGtctgtaactttaaaatcatagaACTTTCATATAACCCCCCACCCCATTCCACCCGCTTAGGGAAGGATTTtctgaaaaccgtttcttagctgacacctaagtcttaaaaagaacctactttccaaatttcaagttaattaatattaataaaactttcccatacaaactttcatcccctattttaccacccttaaggggagaTTTTCCATAATAACTTCtacatgtttttattatttaataacctaaatcccgAATTTTATGTATCTATCTTTAAAAACATAAGACTGATATAACCTTACACCCCCATACAGACACCTAAGTTTTATaaagaacctactttccaaatttcaagttcattaacaataataaaactttccctacaaactttcatcccctattttacatatttaaatttcatctctctaggaccagcggtttaggctgtgcgttgatatatatgtcagtcagtcagtcagtcagtcaggactttgaattttatatatatagatatagtaatatagtatatagtatTGGATTATAGGAAcagttaaaaaaacacactgtatacctaattccatgcggataAAGTCGCAACAAACGCTAGTAAACACATCAAAtccctaaattgcatagcaACTCTGTTTAGTATTAAGGTTTACCTGGAAAGTTGAGGTTTCTCTGCTTCTGTGATGGTATTCAAATTGGATAACTTTTTATTCTTCTTAACTACTCGATTGGGATTTTCTACTTCAATGAGGCCAGAGACACCCTTTGCTTTAGTTGGATGCTGAAAGTCATAAAATTACAAACCTTTAATTACAAATTATCTTTGATgtgtaattttgtaataattgttTGGCGCAGatgttttcatcatcattatgctCAACTAATAGACGTCTACTcgtgggcataggtctcttgttgggacttccacacaccacagtcttacgccgcctgaatccaacggtTTCATGACGTTGTCTATCTGCCTAGTGAAACCagcatagctcaacaggttgcgatcGGCTGAAGTGGCattgagcagggcacatagttctaaaaatcgatagacgttggggtcccaaagagCTAGAATAGCGACTTCGCACCGGTAAGCGCTGCACTGGGAGAACTCATTTCTAAAATAAATGGCCAGATTTTCCATGAATGAGAAAATACCccttttttagaaataaaattaacaccAGTTTAAACATGACATCTTTTGTACAAAGGGATAAATTATTCTTGTGgtattattttttgtggtagtatttttcttgtctgtctgtctgatctTCTGACTTAATTTACAATTATCATCGTACTAGTAGcttattttcacaaaatattctTAAATTATAGGATAATCTTCTTGGATAATTcatttctattggtgaaaactgtACGAAAATCTGTACAGTTCTATCTGAGGTAGTTTGAACAAACACAAATTCAGTGCTGCAGGGGACTTAAatctataatattactagatgatgcttgcgacttcacccgcgtgaatgtaggtttttaaatatctggtgggaactctttgattttccatgataaGTAGGATCAAAAGAtcaaatgtccttccccgagatgccagttatctctgtaccaaattttatcaaaattggttaaacggatgagccgtgaaatgctagcagacagacagacagacactttcgtatttataatattagtacggaagtATAATCAAAATCAAAAGAACATGAATCTTACATCTTCATCAGAATCACTGTCATCGCTGTCATCTGAGCCAGATTTATTTCCTTCAGATTCTTCTTCACTAGAGCTTTCATCTCCATGTTCCTTTCTCcatctgaaataaaaaaataaatattataaaacttaataGTTTCTTATTAGGTTGGTATTAAtgtactaagagccagcaccaggatgtgccagaccttcagtattttataaaagctttaagTTTCTccacgtattgtccccaacacagggaagtACTATCAGCAACTAttaagtttggatcatgatggctttggaagataacaggatTACTTTTAAACTAATTACAggtaaacttttaaactttgagtgtctggcagggggttgccacaaaactaagtgtctggcaatgcatgacatgatttttaatattattcctaaggtaatataaataattacactttaataataagtttataaattactagcgacccgcccggcTGTCGCACGAGTAGgttgttatatatttttttgaaaatgaaataatatagcctatgttactcaggaataatgtagctttctactggtgaaagaattttcatgattggttcagtagttccagagattaccctctacaaacaaactttacctctttataatattatattagtatagataaggttaaaaaattaagtttataatttggtaataccatcatcatcatcatgatcaacccatcaccagttTACTACAGAGCATGAGTCTCCTCTCATGAGTGAGAAGGGTGACCATAggctaccatgctggccaagcaagtgatacttaaatgcatgtaacttcgaaaagttagaggcgcatGCCCAGGATTTAACCCTCAACCTTAGACGTTCTATCCAATAGGCAATCACAGCCGTAATAAGTAATATCGAGGATTTGAATACAAGAAAAAATTGCTAAAAGAGAGTGATGGTAAAATCACAGTCATTCAAATATTTTAACTATAATTTTAGGAAACTCATACCGTGAGATCTAtggagcacactttgactttgctcagataaACTTTACATTatactgtcttgttttaactctgacATAAGACAAGCAAAGGCAAAGTGTGCTCTAGATTTCGGAATAGTTTATAGAATAAAAACCAGACCTCAACCAACAGGTTTAGAACTCACAACCAAATACTGCTTTTAATACCTAACATGTCTTATGAATTTAACTTTCTTTTGTACAAAAGCACAATAATTAGAAAATTAAGTTGGTAAGTATTACAGAGTACAGACATGagactgtgtgtgtgtgtgatttaTGTGagaattaattttaaacaagAATAACTAGTCTGACCTAgacttataaaaaataaatgacaaaTAAAATTTGTGGCAGGTTACAGTTgcttttgtataattttttcaaCCACCACttacttttttttcaattcCTCTTGCTTCCGCTGCTCTTCTAATTCTTCAGGGCTGGTAAACTTACGGTTACGCCCTTTGTGGTTGGTATACTTTCctgtaatacaaaataaacaggTTAAAGACAAGCACATTCTCAATAACATTGTAATACGATATTGAGACGTATGAAAAGGCAAAAGGCTTGCTTACCACGTGGCATGGTTGAGGTAGTTTGTACTGATATTaagttttaaacaaataatagaTTTCCCTGTAAAGTGGAAAGTTGGGTGGTTTTTCAGTTcagtacttaattaataatcGACGAATTTAACTTTGACGACTCAATGACACGACCGAcacgacattttttttttcagaggcACAGACTATAGAATAGAACCAAAATCATAGACAACGCGACAGTTTTTTCGTGAGCTTCTTGGCATTGGATTCTTGCATGCTTCTTGCTCTGAGTTGCTCATATTCATTTGTGTAGAATCACCTTAATAACCATAAACACAAAACACGTACGGTTTATTCTAGGTCCATGTATGTATGCTATTAGTAAATTGTCTGTGCTGTGTTTCCTGTTCGTGTAAGCTATGAGCACGCTGTTTGAAATATGAATTTTCCCGCGttcgaaaataataatttcgacGTAAtcaatatacctatattataaaagaaagtgTACAATGTGCGTGCCGCTAAAACTCAGAAATAAGTCCCAGTACGATCAAGGTAGGTAGTTATATGGTGTGATAGCTCTCTATCCCCCGTCCATGAAGAAGGTTCCCGTTTTTACCTGAAAGGTGTGCTTTTGAAGATATTTAAGGGTTGGAAGTTTCGCCCTATAGAAATTGTTAGAATAGTCAAGAACATTCGAGAGTTTTCGAGAGAATTCCACAGAATATCCCAGATCATTGTAGAGCATTCCAGAACATTCTCGAATGTGCGTCGAATATTCTGGAATCTGGAACATTGTGGACCATTCGAAGAATTTTCTCTATGGGTAAAGCTACCTGCTGATAGGGGTATATAAAATAAGATCTGCAGTGAGTTCGAACGTTCTAGAACATTCTGGAATGTTGTGGAATGTTCGGGAATACACTtactacgcgggcgaagccgcggggcaaaagctagtatacatataaaagaaaacggtgactgactgactgatctatcagggcacagctcacactactggacggatcgggc is a window encoding:
- the LOC117987391 gene encoding 28 kDa heat- and acid-stable phosphoprotein-like isoform X2; translated protein: MPRGKYTNHKGRNRKFTSPEELEEQRKQEELKKKWRKEHGDESSSEEESEGNKSGSDDSDDSDSDEDHPTKAKGVSGLIEVENPNRVVKKNKKLSNLNTITEAEKPQLSRREREEIERQRAAAAYQKAHAEGKTDQARADLARLAIIRQQREEAAKRRETEKTAKEATTKKK